One window of the Macaca thibetana thibetana isolate TM-01 chromosome 13, ASM2454274v1, whole genome shotgun sequence genome contains the following:
- the LOC126934217 gene encoding 60S ribosomal protein L10a-like: MSSSLSRHPAVREVLHRNQRKRRKFLEMVELQISLKNYDPQKDKRFSGTIRLKSTPRPKFSVCVLGDQQHCDEAKAVDIPHMDIEALKKLNKNKKLVKKLAKKYAFLASESLIKQIPRILGPGLNKAGKFPSLLTHNENMVAKVDEVKSTIKFQMKKVLCLAVAVGHMKMTDDELVYNIHLDVNFLVSLLKKNWQNVRALYIKSTMGKPQRLY; encoded by the coding sequence ATGAGCAGCAGTCTCTCGCGACACCCGGCGGTGCGGGAAGTCCTACACCGGAACCAGCGCAAGCGCCGGAAGTTCCTGGAGATGGTGGAGTTGCAGATCAGCTTGAAGAACTATGACCCCCAGAAGGACAAGCGCTTCTCGGGCACCATCAGGCTTAAGTCCACTCCCCGCCCCaagttctctgtgtgtgtcctgGGGGACCAGCAGCACTGTGACGAGGCCAAGGCTGTGGATATCCCCCACATGGACATTGAGGCGCTGAAAAAACTCAACAAGAATAAAAAACTGGTCAAGAAACTGGCCAAAAAATATGCGTTTTTGGCCTCAGAGTCTCTGATCAAGCAGATTCCACGAATCCTTGGCCCAGGCCTAAATAAGGCAGGAAAGTTCCCTTCCCTGCTCACACACAACGAAAACATGGTGGCCAAAGTGGATGAGGTGAAGTCCACAATCAAGTTCCAAATGAAGAAGGTGTTATGTCTGGCTGTAGCTGTTGGTCACATGAAGATGACAGACGATGAGCTTGTGTATAACATTCACCTGGATGTCAACTTCTTGGTGTCATTGCTTAAGAAAAACTGGCAGAATGTCCGGGCCTTATATATCAAGAGCACCATGGGCAAGCCCCAGCGCCTATATTAA